In bacterium, the following proteins share a genomic window:
- the glp gene encoding gephyrin-like molybdotransferase Glp — translation MIPVSEAQRIILESIPALPEEIIDIASSLNRVLSYDIFSDIDIPSCNLSAMDGYALISSDVKGASEDNPIRLEVLEEIPAGAISKKEIKNGFASKIMTGAMLPEGADSVIMVEYTEAMGQSIMIKKETKPYENVIQRGENIKNGELLLEKGRIIGSSEIGILASLGIKNVKAIKQPKIAVLATGNEIVDIDSELLKGKTRNINTYTLSAQIQEAGAIPIDLGIGRDDKKDISLKIERGLKSADMLITSGGVSVGDYDITRNVLEDMGLIVKFHKVAMRPGKPTLFGIIREKPFFGLPGYPVSCIVCFEILVRPAILKMGGRKNLERQIIKAILGEDIRKKTDRRSYLRVSLKKKDGIFEARLTGNQGSSVLNSMVKADGLLIAEKDVGFIPCGSRVSVYLLRNV, via the coding sequence ATGATTCCTGTTTCAGAAGCACAAAGGATAATTTTAGAAAGCATCCCTGCCCTTCCTGAGGAAATTATTGATATTGCATCATCTTTAAATAGGGTATTGTCTTATGATATCTTCTCTGACATAGACATTCCATCCTGCAATTTATCGGCAATGGACGGCTATGCTTTAATCTCATCTGATGTAAAAGGTGCATCAGAAGATAATCCCATTAGATTAGAGGTTTTAGAAGAAATTCCAGCTGGTGCAATTTCAAAAAAAGAAATAAAAAATGGCTTTGCATCAAAAATAATGACAGGTGCTATGCTTCCAGAAGGAGCAGATTCTGTTATAATGGTTGAGTATACAGAAGCAATGGGTCAATCTATTATGATAAAAAAGGAGACAAAGCCCTATGAGAATGTTATTCAAAGGGGAGAAAATATAAAAAATGGCGAGCTTCTCTTGGAAAAAGGAAGGATAATAGGATCTTCTGAAATTGGAATATTGGCATCATTAGGAATAAAAAATGTAAAAGCAATAAAACAGCCAAAAATCGCTGTATTAGCAACAGGGAATGAAATTGTAGATATTGATAGCGAATTATTAAAGGGTAAAACAAGGAATATAAATACCTATACATTATCTGCTCAAATTCAAGAGGCAGGAGCAATCCCAATAGATTTGGGCATAGGAAGGGACGACAAAAAGGATATATCATTAAAGATTGAAAGGGGGCTAAAAAGCGCTGATATGCTTATAACATCTGGCGGTGTTTCTGTTGGAGATTATGATATTACAAGGAATGTTTTGGAGGATATGGGGCTTATTGTTAAGTTTCACAAGGTTGCAATGAGACCAGGAAAGCCTACCCTATTTGGAATAATTAGGGAAAAGCCATTTTTTGGCCTTCCAGGATACCCTGTTTCCTGCATCGTCTGTTTTGAAATTCTTGTTAGACCAGCAATCCTTAAGATGGGAGGAAGAAAGAATTTAGAAAGGCAAATAATTAAAGCAATATTAGGAGAAGATATAAGAAAAAAAACAGACAGGAGGAGTTATTTAAGGGTATCCCTTAAGAAAAAGGATGGTATATTTGAGGCAAGGCTAACAGGAAATCAGGGTTCATCTGTTTTAAACTCAATGGTAAAGGCAGATGGTCTTCTCATTGCAGAAAAAGATGTAGGGTTTATTCCTTGTGGAAGCAGAGTTTCTGTTTATCTTTTAAGAAATGTTTGA